A single Oncorhynchus tshawytscha isolate Ot180627B linkage group LG01, Otsh_v2.0, whole genome shotgun sequence DNA region contains:
- the LOC112256913 gene encoding kelch-like protein 31, protein MAPKKNKTAKKNKGDINEITIMVEDSPINNINGLNTLLEGGNGFSCISSEVTDPVYAPNLLEGLSTMRQDSFLCDLTVSTKSKSFDVHKVVMASCSEYIQNILKSDSALTKIDLNDLSPTGLATAITYAYSGKLTLSLYSIGSTIAAAMLLQINTLVKMCSDFLMQELSAENCMYVANIADTYNLKETKQATQKFMRENFIEFSEMEQFLKLTYEQINDFLSDDSLQLPSEITAFQIVMKWLDFNEKRLKYAPDLLTNIRFGTISAMDLVNHVQSVPRMMQDPECHRLLVDAMNYHLLPYQQNILQSRRTKVRGGIRVMLTVGGRPALTEKSLSKEVLYRDDDDVWNRLTEMPAKSFNQCVAVLDCFLYVAGGEDQNDARNQAKHAVSNFCRYDPRFNTWIHLTNMIQKRTHFSLNTFNGLLFAIGGRNSDGCQASMECYVPSSNQWQMKAPMEIPRCCHASSVIDGKILVSGGYINNAYSRAVCSYDPSTDVWQDKNSLSSPRGWHSAATVGERAYVIGGSQLGGRGERVDVLAVECFNPHNGQWSYSAPLNTGVSTAGIVSMNNKIYLLGGWNEIEKKYKKCIQVYNPDLNEWTEDDELPEATVGISCCVVTIPTRKTRESRSSSVLSAPVSI, encoded by the exons ATGGCTCCCAAAAAGAACAAGACTGCCAAAAAAAACAAAGGGGATATCAATGAAATAACCATAATGGTCGAGGATAGCCCGATCAATAATATCAATGGGCTGAATACCTTGTTGGAGGGAGGAAATGGCTTCAGCTGCATCTCAAGTGAAGTCACTGACCCTGTTTATGCTCCCAATCTCTTGGAGGGTCTTAGTACCATGAGGCAGGACAGTTTCCTCTGTGACCTGACCGTCTCCACCAAGTCAAAGTCCTTCGATGTCCACAAAGTTGTCATGGCCTCCTGCAGTGAGTACATTCAGAATATCTTAAAGAGCGATTCCGCCCTCACAAAGATCGACCTGAACGACCTTTCACCCACAGGCCTGGCCACAGCCATCACATACGCCTACTCAGGGAAACTAACCCTGTCGTTGTACAGCATTGGCAGCACCATCGCAGCAGCCATGTTGTTGCAGATCAACACCCTGGTGAAGATGTGCAGCGACTTCCTCATGCAGGAGCTCAGTGCGGAGAACTGCATGTACGTGGCCAACATCGCCGACACCTACAACCTCAAAGAAACAAAGCAGGCCACCCAGAAGTTCATGAGGGAGAACTTTATAGAGTTCTCTGAGATGGAGCAGTTCCTGAAGCTCACTTACGAGCAGATCAACGACTTCCTCAGTGATGATTCCCTGCAGTTGCCCTCTGAGATTACAGCCTTTCAGATAGTCATGAAGTGGTTGGACTTCAACGAGAAGAGGCTGAAATACGCCCCAGATCTTCTGACCAACATCCGATTCGGGACCATCTCAGCCATGGACCTGGTCAACCATGTCCAGAGTGTGCCCAGAATGATGCAGGACCCCGAGTGCCATCGTCTCCTAGTGGACGCCATGAATTACCACCTGTTGCCCTACCAGCAGAACATTCTTCAGTCCCGCAGAACAAAGGTACGTGGTGGCATCCGGGTCATGCTGACAGTGGGTGGACGACCGGCCTTGACGGAGAAGTCTCTCAGCAAAGAGGTCCTCTACAGGGATGATGACGATGTATGGAATAGGCTCACAGAGATGCCAGCCAAGAGCTTCAATCAGTGTGTGGCAGTCCTGGATTGCTTCCTTTATGTTGCTGGTGGTGAAGACCAGAATGATGCCAGGAACCAGGCTAAACATGCTGTCAGCAACTTCTGCAG GTATGATCCTCGATTCAACACCTGGATTCATTTGACCAACATGATCCAGAAGCGCACCCACTTCAGTCTCAACACCTTCAATGGCCTCTTGTTCGCTATTGGTGGTCGTAACTCTGATGGATGCCAGGCTTCAATGGAGTGCTACGTGCCCTCCTCCAACCAATGGCAGATGAAAGCCCCCATGGAAATCCCCCGGTGCTGCCACGCCAGCTCCGTCATTGATGGCAAAATCCTTGTTAGCGGTGGTTACATCAACAATGCGTACTCCAGGGCTGTGTGCAGCTATGATCCTTCCACTGATGTGTGGCAGGATAAGAACAGTTTGAGCTCCCCTAGAGGCTGGCATTCCGCTGCTACAGTCGGAGAACGGGCTTACGTGATTGGTGGCAGCCAGCTGGGTGGCcgtggagagagggtggatgtCTTAGCTGTTGAGTGTTTCAACCCTCACAATGGGCAGTGGAGCTACTCTGCCCCCCTGAACACAGGAGTGAGCACTGCTGGTATCGTCAGCATGAATAATAAGATCTATCTTCTTGGAGGCTGGAACGAGATTGAGAAGAAGTACAAGAAATGCATCCAGGTGTATAACCCTGACCTCAATGAATGGACTGAGGACGATGAGTTGCCAGAGGCTACAGTTGGCATCTCATGCTGTGTCGTTACCATACCCACACGCAAAACACGAGAGTCCAGGTCCAGCTCAGTTTTATCTGCGCCAGTCAGCATATAG